The following are encoded together in the Poseidonibacter lekithochrous genome:
- a CDS encoding AraC family transcriptional regulator, which translates to MKKKNELLEIPFQKISDEDIEFQILDMKKLLNNTNFYENLETPHRLKFNSIAIVIEGEGEHTIDFKTYTYKKGTVLFVAKNQVTSFKLNPNMNSYVLEFTEGFLCGVVEESISDMFDYMRYPATLQLSEETLDAIFINIKLLTKQLELPSDEYKKSIIQSLFQSLLIQLKRQRVKGVTPIKTKDEKIYNRFLYLVRNTHKYTLRVEDYARELDISSKTLTRILSKYTNRTTKAYLDEFLLIKIKRYLLDEGLTLQEIVNKVDFDEITNLIKFFKKFEKVTPSEFKKATYLLNDS; encoded by the coding sequence ATGAAAAAGAAAAATGAACTTTTAGAAATACCTTTTCAAAAAATAAGTGATGAAGATATTGAATTTCAAATCTTAGATATGAAAAAACTTCTAAATAATACTAACTTTTATGAAAACTTAGAGACTCCCCATAGACTAAAATTCAATTCAATAGCTATTGTTATTGAAGGTGAGGGTGAACATACAATTGATTTTAAAACATATACTTATAAGAAAGGAACAGTTTTATTTGTAGCTAAAAATCAAGTAACTTCTTTTAAATTAAATCCCAATATGAACTCATATGTTTTAGAGTTTACAGAAGGTTTTCTTTGTGGAGTTGTAGAAGAGAGTATTAGTGATATGTTTGATTATATGCGTTATCCTGCTACTTTGCAATTAAGTGAAGAAACTTTAGATGCCATTTTTATTAATATTAAACTTCTTACAAAACAATTAGAATTACCAAGTGATGAGTATAAAAAATCTATAATTCAATCACTTTTCCAGTCTTTGCTTATTCAATTAAAAAGGCAAAGAGTAAAGGGTGTAACACCCATAAAAACAAAAGATGAGAAGATATATAATAGGTTTTTATACTTAGTTCGAAATACTCACAAATATACTCTTAGGGTAGAAGATTATGCTAGAGAGTTGGATATATCTAGTAAAACGCTTACTAGAATACTAAGTAAGTATACAAATAGAACTACAAAAGCTTATTTAGATGAGTTCTTACTTATTAAAATAAAAAGGTATTTATTAGATGAGGGGCTTACTTTGCAAGAGATTGTAAATAAGGTAGATTTTGATGAAATTACAAATTTGATTAAGTTT